AAGCTTGACTCTTGCTTTTTGTCCATTTAGCCCATTAGCAAAAATAACTCCTAAATCCTTGAGCTGTTTCCCTCCGCCTTCATATCCATAAATGCCTTCTGCCGTACCATTAAAACACCTGGAAACCACGACAATGGGAACATTCTTAGAAAGTAAATGTTTCACTCCATCTACCGCTAGCGGAGGAATGTTTCCTTGTCCTAATGCTTCAAGTACGAGTCCATCGTACTTAGCTTCAGCTAAAGAATAAAGAAGGGTAGAATCAAAACCAGCATGCACTTTTAGCAAGGCTACTTTTTTCGTTACCTTATCAATCTGAAATGCCTCTCTAAAATTAGGCGTATGATGAAAAAACACACCGCGTTTTGAAACAATTCCAATGGGTCCATATTGTGGACTTTGGAACGTAGACACATTGGAGGCATGGGTTTTTGTCACATTAAAAGCGGAATGGATTTCATCATTTAGTACAACGAGTACTCCTTTTTTCCTCGCAGACTCACAAGAAGCTGTCCGAATGGCTGAAACTAAGTTGTAAAGCCCGTCCGATCCAATTTCATTACTAGATCTCATAGCACCGGTTAAAACAATGGGAATGTCCGTCTGAATAGTTAAGTCTAAAAAGTAGGCTGTTTCCTCTAATGTATCAGTTCCATGAGTAATAACAATTCCGTCAATCGGCTGAGATTGTATAGTCTCTTCGATGATCTGTTTTAGGATTAGCATTTCCTGAAGGGTAATGTGGGGTGAAGGAAGTTGAAAGGGCTCCTTCACTATAAAATTAGCTAAATCCTCGAGTAATTGTCCTTGTGCTATTAAGGGGTTTTCTCCACCTTGAATAACCGTTCCGCTTTGAACATCCTCCTTCATAGAGATTGTGCCACCGGTATGAATTAATAGGATATTTTTTTTCATATAAAAGCTCCACTCCTAGGTTGTAATTTCTAAGGTCTGGAAAAAATCAATTGTTTTCATGCCACTATTTCCATGATACGATTAAATAAAACAAGTGAAAAGGGGTCAACCTATGTTGGTCATTATGTCAGCTGGGATTGCACCTGGATTGGCATTACTAAGCTACTTTTATTTAAAAGATGAATACGATTCAGAACCAATACATCTAGTTTTCCGAACGTTTCTTTTTGGTGCTTTATTAGTTTTTCCAATTATGTTTGTCCAGTACGTACTATCTGTTGAAGGTATTTTTGTAGCACCCTGGTCAAAAGCCTTTATATCCACTGCAATGCTTGAAGAGTTCTTTAAGTGGTTTATATTATATTATACCATTTATCTATACAGTGATTTCGATGAACCTTACGACGGTATTGTGTATGGAACAAGTGTGTCTTTAGGATTTGCAACTGCTGAAAATATTCTATACCTTATTGGTCATGGTGTGGAGTATGCCATTGGAAGAGCTTTACTTCCTGTTTCCAGTCATGCATTATTTGGGGTGTTAATGGGTTACTACTTAGGAAAAGGTAAATTTTCTACTGAAGGAAAGCGTCCATTATACATTTTTTACGCACTTTGTATTCCCCTATTGCTACATGGGTCTTATGACCTTATCCTTCTTACCTCTGACCAGTGGATAATTTGGATGGTTCCATTCATGATTTTCTTATGGTGGCTAGGACTAAGGAAAGTAAAAAATGCAAAGAAGCTAACGGAAGTCCATGTATATGAGCGTAGTATTTCATAAACCTTTTTTGTCTATCGAGGCAAAAAGGGTTTTTTTGTTTCTCCTAACGAGTCATCTTTTTAGGAAGTTGAAATCAATTGCATAAAAAGTGAGGTTCTACAAAAAATAGGATTATTGCTAAACCATTACAACGGAGGGAAAATGCATGAAGCGATCTTTAATAGTTGTAAAAATTATAGCGATTTTCCTGATTTGTATAAGCTCTTTTTATTCTTACACAGGAGAAAACAATGTAAGAGCTTTTTCCAACCAGGTAATCCAACATGGGGCGGTCGGTGAAGATGTAATTGAATTGCAAGCTAGATTGCAATACTTAGGATTTTATAACGGAAAAATTGATGGAGTTTTTGGATGGGGCACCTATTGGGCACTTCGTAATTTCCAATACGAGTTTGGTATGAAAGTGGATGGTCTTGCCGGGCAAGAAACGAAGGCTAAACTAGCAAAAGCATCCCAATACAATGAGGAATATGTAAAAAGAAACATAAACCAAGGCAATAAATTCACACATTATGGAAAAACGCCTTTAGAACAGCAACAAAAACCATCAGGAAATAAAGGTGGCGGTAAAGCACCAGCACCTGGCACCAATCAAGGTGGTGGAAAAGCGACCGGTACTAATCAAGGTGGAGGAGGAAACAATCCGCCTGCTCAAACAACCCCTGATAAACCGACTGCTGCTAATACACCAGCTGGATTTTCTCAAAATGATATCCAATTGATGGCTAACGCAGTCTATGGTGAGGCTAGAGGAGAACCATATGAAGGGCAAGTGGCAGTTGCTGCTGTCATCTTGAATCGTGTTGAGAGTCCAACATTTCCAAATACAGTATCTGGTGTTATTTTCGAGCCTCTTGCTTTTACTGCGGTCGCGGATGGTCAGATTTGGCTCACTCCTAACGAACGTGCAAAAGAAGCTGTTCTTGATGCTATTAACGGATGGGATCCGACTGGAAATGCTATTTATTACTTCAATCCGGATACAGCAACAAGTTCTTGGATTTGGGGAAGACCGCAAATTAAACGAATAGGCAAGCATATATTCTGTAAATGAGGTGATTGGATGATTCGTGGAATACTAATAGGGGTCTTATCAGTCGCAGTCGTTGGAACAGCCTATTGGGGCTACCAAGAGCATCAAGAAAAAAATGCGATTTTAGTGAATGCAGAAAATAACTATCAAAGAGCCTTTCATGAACTTACCTATAATATAGATTTGTTGCATGATAAAATCGGGACCACACTGGCTATGAATAGTAGAGAATCCATTTCCCCAGCACTGGCTGATGTGTGGAGAGTGACATCTGAAGCTCAAAACGAAGTGGGGCAATTGCCACTAACACTGCTACCATTTAACAAAACGGAAGAATTCCTATCTAAAATTGGTGATTTCAGCTATAAGACAGCTGTAAGGGATTTAGAAAAGGAACCTCTGTCAGAAGAGGAGTATAAGAACTTACAAAGCTTATATGGGCAAGCTGAGGAAATTCAAAATGAATTAAGAAAAGTTCAACACATGGTACTAGAGAACAACTTACGCTGGATGGATGTAGAATTGGTTTTAGCTGGTGGAAAAGAGCCTGCAGATAACACAATCATTGACGGGTTTAAAACAGTTGAGAAAAAGGTAGAAGGATATTCGGAAACTGGATTCGCA
Above is a window of Bacillus carboniphilus DNA encoding:
- a CDS encoding asparaginase, with the protein product MKKNILLIHTGGTISMKEDVQSGTVIQGGENPLIAQGQLLEDLANFIVKEPFQLPSPHITLQEMLILKQIIEETIQSQPIDGIVITHGTDTLEETAYFLDLTIQTDIPIVLTGAMRSSNEIGSDGLYNLVSAIRTASCESARKKGVLVVLNDEIHSAFNVTKTHASNVSTFQSPQYGPIGIVSKRGVFFHHTPNFREAFQIDKVTKKVALLKVHAGFDSTLLYSLAEAKYDGLVLEALGQGNIPPLAVDGVKHLLSKNVPIVVVSRCFNGTAEGIYGYEGGGKQLKDLGVIFANGLNGQKARVKLQVALEDSSIRNDQLESIFHPFL
- the prsW gene encoding glutamic-type intramembrane protease PrsW: MLVIMSAGIAPGLALLSYFYLKDEYDSEPIHLVFRTFLFGALLVFPIMFVQYVLSVEGIFVAPWSKAFISTAMLEEFFKWFILYYTIYLYSDFDEPYDGIVYGTSVSLGFATAENILYLIGHGVEYAIGRALLPVSSHALFGVLMGYYLGKGKFSTEGKRPLYIFYALCIPLLLHGSYDLILLTSDQWIIWMVPFMIFLWWLGLRKVKNAKKLTEVHVYERSIS
- the sleB gene encoding spore cortex-lytic enzyme, which gives rise to MKRSLIVVKIIAIFLICISSFYSYTGENNVRAFSNQVIQHGAVGEDVIELQARLQYLGFYNGKIDGVFGWGTYWALRNFQYEFGMKVDGLAGQETKAKLAKASQYNEEYVKRNINQGNKFTHYGKTPLEQQQKPSGNKGGGKAPAPGTNQGGGKATGTNQGGGGNNPPAQTTPDKPTAANTPAGFSQNDIQLMANAVYGEARGEPYEGQVAVAAVILNRVESPTFPNTVSGVIFEPLAFTAVADGQIWLTPNERAKEAVLDAINGWDPTGNAIYYFNPDTATSSWIWGRPQIKRIGKHIFCK